DNA from Aphis gossypii isolate Hap1 chromosome 3, ASM2018417v2, whole genome shotgun sequence:
GAGTCTAGTTAACTCTGAAAATTTCTGCCCGTGATTGCCAGCAAGAAAAgttgaatgtaataaaaacaattttttaatatattcatttggaggattactataaaaatctgATTCAGAAGTAAAAAAGTAGTCTACAAATGGCATAGCACTGGTATTATTGGTATTAGGATTACCAATCCATGAAACTTGAATTGGAGCTGGcctcaatgaaaatatttcaattaaagaaCCCTCAGTATAACCACACAAGTCAACTAATACATGAATTTCATcactatttatagttttagcaGCATCAATTACTTTAAGCTGCGACAAATTTTTAAAGCTGATATTTTCTAATGTGGGCTCCATcctgaaattcaaataaaaggtttttataccattaatattataatcaataataatgtgtgactgactaaattttatttaagagttTAATAGCAAAGtagtatagataatttaatttttgaagaaTTTAGATAAGAAATACAAGAAATTTCtttctaaaaaatttgaaatcacatgataataaaataatttaagttatttttaattttcttttgttaaAGTAATTGAAGTAATTCAATGTATTGAAAATGGTCTAtatgttttaaactatatttattaatttaaatgattaaaataaaatattcaccattttggaatattatcatttgaagATAAGGTGTAAAGACAAAATTGTACTTCGCttgagtaatttaaaaatgagaatGCAACAATGTTTGTTACTGGATGTTTACTGAAGTTGTTTGATACAAAACCAATCCTTAGTTTTCCTCTTAAAGATGTAGGATAAATAAACTGTTGAGGTTCTTCAAtcgattttttcaatttttcaagacaatgttttacataattagaagcaattttgttttgtacttCAAATGATAACGGTAAAAACAATGAATCATGAGGTAATAAGGACAAGACTTGATCATCATTGAGatgtttattaactattttttttaattttttcatgtgAGAATCGTAGTCTGACCAGTCACAGACTTTTTGTAAACatataactaaattacaatatatttctgGAAAAtctggttttaattttaatgtagcttCATAAGCATGAATTGCATCAATGAAATTTTCATTGTCTTTTTGTATAGAACCTATGTTAATGAAAGCTTCTAAACACTGTGAATCAAGTTGAATcgccttataaaaataattcaatgacTGTTTACTCATGTTTAATTCGATACATATGTTTCCCATACGTACATAAATTCCGACAgatgtattgtaatatgtcAAGgcttttttataatgaaaaagaaTATCATTAAGATTTCTAAATtctttgtataaaacatttgcATCCAGATCATCAATTTCAAAAAGCTGATTAAAGGCTTTAATATCATCACATTGGcccaatttttgtttaagaaaTGACATATTAATCAAAGCATTTAAATGGTCCGGTTGTAATTGAAgggtcattttataatattctaaagcCATTCCGTACAGTTcttgtttttcataaatatttgctgAACAATAGTAAACATCGACTAACGATGGTCTCAACTCCATAGCTTTTCTATAcctgttgaaaaaaaaattattatacaattaattacataattgatGTTATGATTAGATgcaaaatcatgaaaatttttgcgtttatatctataaaaaggATAAAacattcaacactaagttttccataagttttctttcaagtatctaacctaacctaacaataacaatttatccttgaacaatttcaaatattaattgttattatacaaaaagcataagtcgtagatacttgaaaatatcaccagttatttagactggcattttatttacataatttaattttcaaaacattttgacgtcttaagctatttatagacaactgaaatttttgatttttctgagaattttttttttttgaaatgtcaataaaatttttttggtccagtcaaaatacttgaaaatttagcaCAAAAATCCTCTTAAGTTaatcttatagtgattaaaaaattatacatttatttatatatttatatatattataaaatatacatataattattaattattaatacatagacacaattttttttttattaatatttgaagttcaaatattgacaaaaattcgtcaaaatcaattgaatattcaatatttgcaaattattttgtaggtataatttataaaagtgtttgtataagtagctaacagttgaacatttaatataagattttccataaatttagcttacaataattataaaagaaattaaattttggtgtatttaggccattaaaacataaaccactttttttaccaaccactggaattatatcctaggctaacAAATCACATTCGTTCAGAATCAATTTTTTGGTATAATGATACTTGTGaatggattcaaatttaacactcctgtAGTACAGCGGTTCTCAAACTATGCTGGGGCTCTACAAGACTAATCTAAGGACTTCGCAGGCACATCTGAATgaagtacatatattatttttcgttaaattGTTACaagttacatttatattgtataaagtttGTATATTAGCAATTTATTAATCCATAATTGTTTGAgttgtaaaattgatatttcaagtttttggggcaccatgaattttttttagcatatCAAGGgctttgtgaaaaaaaaagtttgagaatCGCTGCTGTAGTATATATTAGTGATCCACACGACCATAtagcacctaatgtacagcagagtggTACCCACTTACtcgcatttttaatatttacaactatcttccgaaaattaattttggttatggcactgattatttttttgtacataatataatattgatctcTTAAGTtaagatataataacatacaattaacataaaaggaattccatacaaaatataaaactttaaagtaaCATATGTTGTcaatcaaatgaaaaattataaaggttggtatttactaatatgcaaacaaacattaaattataagaagcAATAGTTTACACAGAATAAACATGAAGTATAAGTCAAGTAGACAATAAAAGTCAACACAAAGGATAAGATGTATTTCACTAGAAAAGTTAACTGATTTTGATATTGAGCTCAATTTCTttgataatgtattttttatgtagtggaactcataattaaaattaaattgtttaacttaGGTTAACTAAGACACTGCAGAtgattagtatattactaGATAAACaagcatttaataaatattatgttaagtaataattaccgAATTAAAGCAGAATCATATTGACCCATATTGTGTAAAGCAAGTCCAAGTTTCCAATGACTCTCAGCATTTTTAGGGTTAAAATATAAGGCAGTAGCAAATTCATGTATTGCATTTTCTATATCAAATTTatccaaatataaattacctaatgCTATACAAATATCTGatgcatttttatgtttttctaaCTCTCGATATACTGCATACAGATTCTTGTATATATCGTCTCGTTGAGGTTGTAAttcgatacatttttttaaatatacttctgCTTCCTGATAATTATCCAGGTTATGAAAGTAGATCATagccaattttaaattaatttctaaatcaTCAggcagtaattttaaatatttcttgtaTGTTTCTGCTGACATGAACATATTATCTTGATTACAATATGCAACTGCTAAATTTTTAAGAGTTGATGCATTTTCAGGATCTAAATAAATTGCTTTTTCAAATGCTTGAATTGCTTTAgggtaattagttatttttaaatataatttccccaaattaaacaaagtaatttttagattAGGATTTATGATTAAagctttgtaataataaagtattgcTTTGTCATATTGATTAGCCGAATAGTATAAATTTCCTAAATTCCTCAAAGTGACTTCACACTGTGGAGCACTTTTTAGAGCAATTTCAAATTGTTCTTCagctttttttaatctattttggGACAATAGAAATTTAGCATATTTATTTCTGATTATATACGAATCtggataaatttttaaaatttgaatgtatatgtattcagcattttttaaatcatttgttttaattaacgaTTCCGCGTAATAAATCCAACAATCATTATAAGATGGTGACTTCTTAATAGCTTCTAGGAAATAATGTCTAGCTAAATCATAATTAGATAGTTTCCAATAATTAAATGCAATGTTAATCAACATTTGGAAAgaatttggattcaaattgtTTGCCATTTTCAAGAAACTAAGCGATTTATCATAGTTGCCacacttaaaaaatgattcagCCATtagaattataacatttaaatcatttggTTTTTGCTGCAATAATTTTTCACATATTTGTTGAGTTCTGGtaaaatttccattttccATTTCTAATTTTGCAGATTTTTGAAGatcatctaaataaaaaaagtataatatgtatttacaacattgaaattttcagcattgagttattttagtaattaataaatttatttataacataaatttaaatggagTTTCGTTCTGTAACAAATTGTAATAGAACAGAAGCTTCAACCTAGCAAAGACTCAAACCTAGTCTACAGATTTTTGGAAAACTTATTAAGCATTAGGACTATACTACTGTTCTATTAACAGTACATACTAATTATCTATATGATGACTAAGCGTTTGCCGCAACCTCATTTTCACCTTAAAGATAACTAAttggttaaatttttttttcatttgacgATAATTAATGGCTTATCTGATAAACCAACCAACTATCAACAATAAAGGCCTATAGTTGGTCGAGTGATCTCAGATGAAACACCTTGTTTAGTGTCTTACAGATTGAAGAAATTATTGTTGAGTATAGTTAAAGgatgatgtattttaaatgcataattttactgaaaaactataaataagtagaaaacaataaatttagtaaGATAAGAAGTAAGGAAACTaccaaataaatgtaaattttagttttgataatgatttaaaagaagtgtaacaatttttaataatttgtaaaatttttacccTACAGGTAGGgtagttgaataatatatattatttaattgtgtgGACcaactatgataaaattaattgaatttataccaaagatatttctttattttcctaaaatttcaaaaagaattaggatatcaacatttttttttttaatattaattacaattaaattggGGCCTACAACAAACtttgttgaattaattttggatttctgaaaacaaaaattgttgagTGTACCTGGTCCTTCAGTTAGTCactgtaatgtatatatttcaatatttcaatggtaaatcaatacatacaaaaaatgattcaaaGCAAAAGTGGACTGTCAACCTATATAACTTAGTATAAtccataatatagtttttgataatactactcaagtaatttattttacaaataatagtattacggtaggttgatttaattttagccaaaaatactacatttattttatgaatatgttataatactgaaattacattcaactttttaatataattaacttttaagtcaATTCGCCTTACTATAGAATAGTGTAAATAGACCAAAGACTTACAGTATAAATAAGTTGtaccttaaaattaatcttaatgtttagaaaatattattgtgtatatcaGCAGTTCTCAAATTGTGAGATGCGCCTCCCTGGGAGGCGCGAGCACTTAACAGAGGATGTATGAGCGCTGcggtaaataatgatatttttaaactaacaataatttggcctataattattttgtaagattATACCTAGTTTGGAAATTTTTGGAAAGTTACTACATCCACCCAGTGTTTGATAGAgaatggtattttaaaaatagttatatattatgacaagTTTATATAACACACTATTTAAAAAGGTAGGCAAGTGTCAAATGTGTTATTAAGGATGTGTTGAACTTAAATTCAATCATTGGATCATTGACCATTGTATATATTCTGAGTGGAAACTCTCTGTCAGTCTAtatcactaagtatatttcatgataCGTCTTTTTGACTTAGCTATTAGTCatctatttcaattttaacattatcatAGGTtgacatatatttttctgaaaatattgcatttattatattattagtatttgctatttaattattataataatttatattaataccttatttatcaacttataaaactcaaaatatattattattattctataaatactgtaaaaaagtaaaaatagattcatatatagtagtatacttgtataaatctatgtatctaaatatgtaaaaaatattgttgcgaatagtaaaatttataatatatctaaaaatgtttagttaacATTACCAATGATAGTTAGAACTTAGAATCATGGTTCTAAGTAAATCTGTAAATCCTTAAATTATGTATGCAATAGGCAAAGATGGCCTATTACAATGGatcatctaaataataaattaaacttaagaaTTGATAATAACTTACCTAGGTgttgttgataataattctaaaaaaaaaaaaaatcattaaaaaaagtttaaaaatgttaattgttattaatattagtatttacctCAAAAGCTccataaaacagttttattgaATCATCCCACAACTTGATAGAGTCAACTATTCCAAAGGTTGCTTGTGCCAAATCCTTTACTTTTGTAAATCCTAATGCTTCTAATTCCttagatatattttcaaatcttaaaaaatgaaaaagaataattataaaataaattgataatatgaaattaaatgaatagatttgttaaatttgtgttacaataattaattacctacttaacaaaatataattttacatttattttagattttgaaaacactaatttaatttcttcaatctgcaataaatattacactttgtcaaatcatgaaaaaaaaaaatgaacaatagCTTGAAACTATTAAGATTAGTAATAGTTACTGACTATAATATGAAAGAACAAGAATGTAGTATTGTAATTCTACAGAATTTTGTGttctaattttaagtaaattatatattttagaaaatggtGTGGTAAAATCAAACACACAGATAACGGAGctttgacaaaaaatattatgaacttgtagctcattaaatattaccataatattattattatctcgattattttacatttgaaaatttttagattctgaacggagtgatgaatgtattgattttacaatgatgtatgttttttttttgtgtctgtgtacagcataaccagtcgaaataatgcttaaatttcaaacttctggggtggtttccgatggaaaagtgaatatcctttgtgcattatagaggtaaaaagtaaacattttccaacagttttcaaaaaaatcgaaaaaaaacaaaaaaaaaaaattacggaaaaacgggaatttttacgcaaaaccaattttcgaccgaatcgatttttttatatggttgtaattcaaaaactaatcattgtaaatacttgaaattttcaccaaatgtatatgttagtgttatctatatacagttaaaatttcaaaaatgtttgactatttttgagctatttataaacaactgaaattttcaatttttctgaaaatttttttttgaagtgtcgataaaatttttttggctccatcaaaatactttttgaaaattttatacaaagttccttatatgttattcttatagtgattaaaaaattataagaattcataggcacaatttttttttattagcatttgaagttcaaatttcgacaaaaattcttcaaaatcatgaatatttgcaaattattttggagatataattcataaaaaaatttgcataagtagttaagagttgaaaatttaatacaagatttttcataagtttagcttataataattataaaagaacttaaattttggtgtattcagaccattaaaacataaaccacctttttcaccaaccactggaaattatatcctaggctgacaaatcatcttcgttcaggatcgtttttcgtattcaatgataactatcattggattcaaatttaacactcttataatatataatagtgatc
Protein-coding regions in this window:
- the LOC114123462 gene encoding UDP-N-acetylglucosamine--peptide N-acetylglucosaminyltransferase 110 kDa subunit-like; the protein is MFCKEYSNCEAPISVITNILSENDPIKFENISKELEALGFTKVKDLAQATFGIVDSIKLWDDSIKLFYGAFENYYQQHLDDLQKSAKLEMENGNFTRTQQICEKLLQQKPNDLNVIILMAESFFKCGNYDKSLSFLKMANNLNPNSFQMLINIAFNYWKLSNYDLARHYFLEAIKKSPSYNDCWIYYAESLIKTNDLKNAEYIYIQILKIYPDSYIIRNKYAKFLLSQNRLKKAEEQFEIALKSAPQCEVTLRNLGNLYYSANQYDKAILYYYKALIINPNLKITLFNLGKLYLKITNYPKAIQAFEKAIYLDPENASTLKNLAVAYCNQDNMFMSAETYKKYLKLLPDDLEINLKLAMIYFHNLDNYQEAEVYLKKCIELQPQRDDIYKNLYAVYRELEKHKNASDICIALGNLYLDKFDIENAIHEFATALYFNPKNAESHWKLGLALHNMGQYDSALIRYRKAMELRPSLVDVYYCSANIYEKQELYGMALEYYKMTLQLQPDHLNALINMSFLKQKLGQCDDIKAFNQLFEIDDLDANVLYKEFRNLNDILFHYKKALTYYNTSVGIYVRMGNICIELNMSKQSLNYFYKAIQLDSQCLEAFINIGSIQKDNENFIDAIHAYEATLKLKPDFPEIYCNLVICLQKVCDWSDYDSHMKKLKKIVNKHLNDDQVLSLLPHDSLFLPLSFEVQNKIASNYVKHCLEKLKKSIEEPQQFIYPTSLRGKLRIGFVSNNFSKHPVTNIVAFSFLNYSSEVQFCLYTLSSNDNIPKWMEPTLENISFKNLSQLKVIDAAKTINSDEIHVLVDLCGYTEGSLIEIFSLRPAPIQVSWIGNPNTNNTSAMPFVDYFFTSESDFYSNPPNEYIKKLFLLHSTFLAGNHGQKFSELTRLKAEENTNFQLNQSNFEEYDSILNNETFVEIITQFIQEAPCNKYTRELYNLPHNVVVFCNFSKLYKIDPFTFRTWLNILNNVPKSVLWLLHLNDAADNNLKKFANDLNFDSSRIIFANFIPKCEHLNRIQSADIYLESILYNGHMASLDALIEGIPVITLLGETYVSRITASQLTILGVTDTIAQNDQNYIDIAIKLGHDKNLLEEIKNNILNLVKNSNLINLEFCAQEIMKYLMNAQIN